The following proteins are encoded in a genomic region of Pangasianodon hypophthalmus isolate fPanHyp1 chromosome 26, fPanHyp1.pri, whole genome shotgun sequence:
- the atic gene encoding bifunctional purine biosynthesis protein PURH — protein MSTELALLSVSDKAGLLDFAKRLVSVGLSLVASGGTAKALRDAGLSVRDVSELTGFPEMLGGRVKTLHPAVHGGILARNTLSDQADMEKLGFNLVRVVVCNLYPFVKTVASPNVTVADAVEQIDIGGVTLLRAAAKNHARVTVVCDPADYELVAKEMEASSESDTSVETRKTLALKAFTHTAQYDDAIADYFRREFSSGVSQLSLRYGMNPHQSPAQIYTLKPTLPIKVLNGAPGFINLCDALNAWQLVRELKSALLTPAAASFKHVSPAGAAVGVPLSEEEAQVCMVHDMLKDLTPLATAYARARGADRMSSFGDFIALSDPCDVPTAKIISREVSDGIIAPGYDPEALRILGKKKNGNYCVLQMDPSYEPDEQEVRILFGLHMKQKRNNGVIDKQLFSNVVSSGSLSETAVRDLIVASVAVKYTQSNSVCYAKDGQVIGIGAGQQSRIHCTRLAGDKADNWWLRRHPKVLGMKFRANVKRAEIANAIDQYVSNTIGEGPDLAVWKALFEEVPEPLSESDRKQWLGSLQAVALSSDAFFPFRDNIDRAKQSGVEYIAAPSGSTADEVVINACNELGITLVHTNLRLFHH, from the exons ATGTCCACTGAACTCG CTCTCCTGAGTGTGTCCGATAAGGCGGGGCTGCTGGACTTTGCGAAGCGGCTCGTGTCGGTCGGGTTGTCGCTGGTGGCGTCGGGCGGCACGGCTAAAGCTCTGCGAGATGCCGGACTCTCAGTGAG AGACGTGTCTGAGCTCACCGGTTTCCCCGAGATGCTCGGCGGTCGGGTTAAAACCCTTCACCCCGCCGTTCATGGAGGAATCCTGGCCAGAAACACTCTGTCTGACCAGGCCGACATGGAAAAACTCGGCTTTAATCTCGTGAG AGTTGTCGTGTGTAACCTTTATCCTTTCGTAAAGACCGTTGCGTCCCCGAATGTGACTGTGGCTGATGCAGTGGAGCAGATCGATATCG GTGGTGTTACTCTCCTGCGTGCTGCGGCTAAGAATCACGCCCGAGTGACGGTGGTCTGCGACCCAGCTGACTACGAGCTGGTGGCGAAGGAGATGGAGGCTTCGAGTGAGAGCGACACGTCAGTCGAGACACGCAAAACTCTCGCGCTTAAG GCGTTCACACACACCGCTCAGTACGACGATGCGATCGCTGATTATTTCCGGCGCGAGTTCAGCAGCGGAGTTTCTCAGCTGTCGCTGCGTTACGGCATGAACCCCCACCAGAGTCCTGCGCAGATTTACACACTGAAGCCTACGCTGCCCATAAAgg tgctgaACGGAGCTCCAGGCTTCATCAATCTGTGTGATGCTCTGAACGCATGGCAGTTGGTTAGAGAGCTGAAGAGCGCACTGCTGAcgcctgctgctgcatcgtttAAACACGTCAGTCCTGCtg gtgCGGCCGTCGGTGTGCCGCTTAGTGAGGAGGAGGCTCAAGTGTGTATGGTGCACGACATGCTGAAAGATCTCACGCCACTCGCTACTGCCTATGCTCGTGCCAGAG GAGCGGACAGGATGTCCTCGTTCGGAGATTTCATCGCTCTTTCAGACCCCTGCGATGTTCCCACTGCTAAGATCATCTccagagag GTTTCAGATGGAATTATCGCTCCTGGTTATGACCCTGAGGCTCTTCGCATCCTTGGCAAAAAGAAGAATGGAAATTATTGCGTTCTGCAG ATGGATCCCAGCTACGAGCCCGACGAACAGGAGGTGAGGATTCTGTTCGGGCTGCACATGAAGCAGAAGAGGAACAACGGCGTCATCGATAAGCAGCTCTTCAGCAACGTCGTCTCCAGCGGCAGC CTTTCCGAGACGGCCGTGCGTGACCTGATCGTAGCCAGCGTCGCCGTGAAGTACACGCAGTCCAACTCTGTGTGTTACGCCAAGGACGGCCAG gtgATCGGCATCGGTGCAGGTCAGCAGTCTCGGATCCACTGCACTCGTCTGGCAGGCGATAAGGCCGATAACTGGTGGCTGCGTCGCCACCCGAAAGTTCTGGGCATGAAATTCCGCGCCAACGTTAAACGCGCCGAGATCGCCAACGCTATCGACCAGTACGTCAGCAACACCATCGGAGAG ggtccTGATCTAGCCGTGTGGAAGGCTCTGTTTGAGGAGGTTCCTGAACCTCTGAGCGAGTCGGACAGGAAGCAGTGGCTCGGCTCTCTGCAGGCCGTCGCTCTCAGCTCCGACGCTTTCTTCCCCTTCAGAGACAACATCGACCGAGCAAAACAG AGCGGGGTTGAGTACATCGCCGCTCCGTCAGGCTCCACCGCCGACGAGGTGGTCATCAACGCCTGCAACGAGCTGGGAATCACTCTGGTGCACACCAACCTGCGTCTCTTCCACCACTGA
- the mnx2b gene encoding motor neuron and pancreas homeobox 2b yields MEKSKNFRIEALLAPCEAPPPSAFPGLVARAGPLPVPSPGVYASAPLFPAVPALHYPGIPHISPAYEPWIRASLLLPRLHPYTASPQSGLMGKCRRPRTAFTSQQLLELENQFKLNKYLSRPKRFEVATSLMLTETQVKIWFQNRRMKWKRSRKAKEHVEAARERKSTNENPASESEGAGLGKQDVEEEEEVDDENDFNTDTQHSDFLQKDVDTRYASDDDVDEVRGGDRKMGAGL; encoded by the exons ATGGAGAAATCCAAGAACTTCCGCATCGAGGCTCTGCTCGCGCCGTGTGAGGCTCCGCCCCCAAGTGCTTTTCCGGGTCTGGTGGCGCGCGCGGGTCCGCTCCCGGTGCCGTCCCCCGGTGTGTACGCGAGCGCGCCGCTGTTCCCCGCAGTGCCCGCGCTTCACTACCCCGGAATCCCGCACATCAGCCCCGCATACGAGCCGTGGATCCGCGCGAGCCTGCTACTGCCGCGACTCCACCCATACACCG CATCTCCTCAGTCGGGGTTGATGGGAAAATGTCGGAGGCCGCGCACGGCGTTCACCAGCCAGCAGCTGCTCGAGCTCGAGAACCAGTTTAAACTCAACAAATATCTCTCACGGCCCAAACGCTTTGAAGTTGCCACGTCACTAATGCTAACAGAGACGCAG gtgaagATCTGGTTCCAAAACCGCAGGATGAAATGGAAACGAAGTCGTAAAGCCAAGGAACACGTGGAAGCAGCACGAGAGCGCAAATCAACCAATGAGAATCCAGCGTCTGAGtctgagggggcggggcttgggAAGCAGGACgtagaggaggaagaagaggtgGACGACGAAAACGATTTCAACACGGACACGCAACATTCGGACTTTTTGCAGAAGGACGTAGATACACGATACGCTTCCGATGACGATGTGGACGAAGTGAGAGGTGGGGACAGAAAGATGGGGGCGGGGTTATAA